ATTTTGCTGTTCCTTATGTTGAATGGGGTTTGAAAGATCCGAGTACCTTCGTTTTGCGAGTCAGTAAGGAAGTCTCAATCGACATTGACTCCGCTGCAACGATCACAAACGAATCCGGCGCTAGAACGCAGCCATGAAAAATCGGTAAAGCCCAGTAAAGGAGTTTACCGATTTTGTCTCAATCTCTATCGAGATGTTTTAGAAGGGGATGTCGTCGTCGGTGATGCCCTGATCGGCGAAGTCTTCAGCGGGAGCGGATGGCCGTTGATCAAAGCTGCTGGTGTTGGAGCGAGAGTAACCACCACCACCGCCAGTGCTTTCGCCGCGTCCAGCGCCGCCGCCGAGAAGGCTCATTTCGTTGACGATGATCTCGGTGCGGTACTTCTTCTGGCCGGAATCCTTGTCGTCCCATGAACGGGTCTGAATCTTGCCTTCGACGAAGATCTGTGTGCCCTTTTTGACGTAGTCACGGATGATCTCGGCGGTGCGGTTGAATGCGACGAGATTGTGCCACTCAGTCTTGTCCTGCCAGTTTCCCTGCTGATCTTTGGCTCGCTCAGCGGTCGCGAGAGAGAGGCTGGCGACCGTAGTGCCTCCTGCGGTAGAGCGAATCTCAGGATCTTTGCCGACGTTGCCGAGAAGAAAAACTTTATTGACGCCTTTTGCCATGCGGATGCTCCGATTGTTCAGGTTCTGAAGGTTGAGGATAGCAGATGGGGCGAGCATAAAGGGGGCTTAACACTGATCTTCACCGAAGACACCGATTTCGAAAGATAACAAATACAGGGATTCTTCGTCCTTCGCCTGAAGGCTCCAGATTAAACGCAGATCCCTCGACTCTGCTGCTGCGCAGCTTCGCTCAGGATGACACTAAAGGGGAATCGAGAATATGAAGCTTCGATATAGCCAGGAACCATCCACCTGCAACTAGCGGCGGCGGTCGCCGAAGACCTTCAGGATGGCCAGGATAAGGGTGAGCGAACCGGTGGGGAGGCATCCCATGGCAACCATGAGGGCGAGCCAGCCGGAGTTGGTGTGCGGGCCCTGGTGGCCGATTCCTCCGAAGAAGAGGTGGATCGAGATGACTGCAGTAACGCCGGTTCCGAAGATCCAGAGCCCTGTGCGGAGAATTTTACGAGTATCAGCTTGCATGAGGACCAGAGTTGCGGGTTAGTGGATGGCCGACTGCATCCAGTAGACGACGACGCCTGTGATCGAGACGTAAAGCCAAATAGGCCAGGTATACCGGGCGAGTTTGCGATGCGCAGGAAAGCGTCCGGTGAGCGAGAGAAAGAACGTGATAAGGATCATCGGCAGGGCGATGACCGAGAGAAGGATGTGGGAGAGCAGGAGCTTCCAGTAGAAGGGCCACCAGGGGCTTAGACGGTTGAAGTGGGTCTCTCCGTGGAGGGTGAAGTTCACCAGGTATGAGACGAGAAAGATCGTGGAGAAGATGAACGCCGTGAACATGGCGGCGCGGTGCTGGGGAATCTGTCGCGCTCGGATGAAGCGATAGCCGAAAAGCAGGGCGATGGTGGAAAGCCCGTTGAGGATGGCGTTGACGAGCGGGAGCGAGCGGAGCTGGGTTCCAGCGACGTCGGTGGGGGTATGGAAGTAGACCAGCCAGCAGATGAAAGCGCTGGCCGCGGCACTGACCAGAATGATGGCCGCAATGACAGAAGGAGGCGTGCGAAGAGTCGCTGGTGGAGGTGTCGTGCGAATGTCCATCAGAAGAGCAAACGTCCTTTCGCGTCGAGCATGAGAGCGGCCATGAGTAAGGGGAGATAGATGACGGAGGCTTTCAGGAGGTCGCGGGCGTAGGCGCGGGATTCTGGCGCAGCAGGGTCGCGCGTGATACGGGCAAAGCGGACGGTGTACCAGAGATAAGCCAGCGAAAGGGCCACAGCGAAGATGGCGTATGGGATTCCTGTGACTCCAAGCCAGGTGGGCCATATGCTGATGGGAACCATCAGGACTGCGTAGAAGAGCGACTGGATGACAGTGGAGCGGGCGGCAAAGTTTTGATCGGGTTGCGTTGGAGTGAGCCGGATTCCAGCGGAGGCGTAGTCTTCGCGGTACATCCATCCGATGGCCATGAAGTGAGGGAACTGCCAGACGAAGAGAATAGCGAAGAGCGCGATGGCGGGCCACTCGATGATGCCGCGAGCGGCGGTCCAGCCGATGAGTGGAGGAAGGGCGCCGGGAAATGCTCCGATAAAAGTATTGACGACGGTAATGCGCTTCAGTGGGGTGTAGATGCCGACGTATCCAACGGCAGTGATCAGGGTAAGGGTTCCAGTCAGAAGATTGGTGACGTGAGCGAGATAGAGCGAGCCGAAGAAGATGGCAGCAAAGCCGAGGAGGAGTCCGTGGGCGAGAGAGATTCGTCCTGCGGCCATGGGGCGATTGGCTGTGCGGCGCATGAGGGCATCGGTGCGGCGCTCCAAGGCCTGGTTGAGGGCGCTGGAGCCGCAGGTGACGACGCCGATTCCGATGAGGGCCTGGATGAGCCCGGCGTGAAAGGGACTGATACCACTGGCTAATGAGCCGAGGTAAAAGCCGGCTCCAGCGGTAATGACCACCATGACGGTGACACGGAGCTTGAACAGGGTTGCGTAATCGGCAAGCAGACGCGATTCTGCCGCGGCTTTCTGGGCGGAGAGTGCCGTCGGGGTTGTTGCGGATTGCGCCACGATATAAGGATAACGCGTTTGGATACTGAGCGGTCTGAGAGGACGATTAGCGCACGGT
This portion of the Edaphobacter sp. 4G125 genome encodes:
- a CDS encoding single-stranded DNA-binding protein, with product MAKGVNKVFLLGNVGKDPEIRSTAGGTTVASLSLATAERAKDQQGNWQDKTEWHNLVAFNRTAEIIRDYVKKGTQIFVEGKIQTRSWDDKDSGQKKYRTEIIVNEMSLLGGGAGRGESTGGGGGYSRSNTSSFDQRPSAPAEDFADQGITDDDIPF
- a CDS encoding DUF420 domain-containing protein — encoded protein: MDIRTTPPPATLRTPPSVIAAIILVSAAASAFICWLVYFHTPTDVAGTQLRSLPLVNAILNGLSTIALLFGYRFIRARQIPQHRAAMFTAFIFSTIFLVSYLVNFTLHGETHFNRLSPWWPFYWKLLLSHILLSVIALPMILITFFLSLTGRFPAHRKLARYTWPIWLYVSITGVVVYWMQSAIH
- the cyoE gene encoding heme o synthase, which gives rise to MTQFYRRMSGGYLSAARTHPPCANRPLRPLSIQTRYPYIVAQSATTPTALSAQKAAAESRLLADYATLFKLRVTVMVVITAGAGFYLGSLASGISPFHAGLIQALIGIGVVTCGSSALNQALERRTDALMRRTANRPMAAGRISLAHGLLLGFAAIFFGSLYLAHVTNLLTGTLTLITAVGYVGIYTPLKRITVVNTFIGAFPGALPPLIGWTAARGIIEWPAIALFAILFVWQFPHFMAIGWMYREDYASAGIRLTPTQPDQNFAARSTVIQSLFYAVLMVPISIWPTWLGVTGIPYAIFAVALSLAYLWYTVRFARITRDPAAPESRAYARDLLKASVIYLPLLMAALMLDAKGRLLF